The genomic window TATCaataaatttattctcataaatcagagtttttacttgtaaattttcaactttattttcaaaatctCTGATTATTTTTATACTGCGCCACAGCAGGCATTGCCTAAGACAGCTATGAGAAGGGGGGACTTTTATGacttctcataaatgtacaacttttatcataaatgttataataaaaGTCGTATAGTCagagttttattaattttatttttgctgtttttccaaatattgtacattttctgactttattttaatattctttccacaacttaaattattacaacaatattcattgttttgtttttttacaatattacaaataacgtcaaaattttatatttcaacttttatttaattaaaatgaagtcattttttcctcatattatgccattatttttgtaatttttctttgtgtgtttatgAGTGTGTGCGACAAgagacattttcattcattcattcattcattttctaccgctttttcctcacgagggtcgcggggggtgctggagcctatcccagctgtcttcgggtgagaggcggggtacaccctggactggtcgccagccaatcacagggcacatatagacaaacaaccattcacactcacattcatacctatggacaatttggagtcgccaattaacctagcatgtttttggattgtgggaggaaaccggagtacccggagaaaacccacgcatgcacagggagaacatgcaaactccacacagagatggccgagggcggggaccgaaccctggtgtcctagctgtgaggtctgcgcactaaccaccagaccgccgtgccgcccagagaCATTTTATTCAAAGGAATTGTCAATCAATGATTTTCTCCTGCATGATTTCTCAAGTGTGTGAGCATATTTGTCTTGGTAGTGAACCCTTTATCACAAACGGAGCAAACGTacggtttttctcctgtgtgtgttctcatgtgttttACCATGGTCACCTTATGAGTGAACCTTTTATCGCACACTGAACATGTaaatggtttttctccagtgtgtctcCTCATATGTGTTGTCATATTTACCTTCTGGGCGAACGTTTGAGCACAAAccgagcaactaaaaggtttttctccggtgtgcgtCCGCATGTGTGCTGCTAAAATGTTCCGTCGGGAGAATGTTTTCACgcaaaatgaacaagaaaatggtttctctccagtgtgtgtcGTCAGGTGTGTGAGCATAGTTGACGCCTCCAAGAATGTTTTGCCGCAAattgagcaactaaaaggtttctcTTCTGCGTGCGGCCTTGTGTTCTTATGGGAAAAGCTTTTTTTCCCTGTCTTCTTTGTAGAACATTCAGGGTGTTTGTTGTCAGTTCGAGTCCTCATAGCACCTTCACAGTCTGCGTCGCTGCTCAAAGGTTCTTCGGCAGAGCATTGAGACATTGTGTGGTCGTTATCTGCTTGTGATGCTCCATAATGGTCCCAgtcagcttctgttgtcatgtgttgagttaagctgctgctgttgttgttctcATTTGGACCGAGATGGAGCAGTGAAGGTGGTTTCTCTTCATGGTCGtcagtcttcacagagacaaCTGTCTGTGGCAACTTGGTGAGATCAGGATCAGGATTAGTCTCCTCCGGGTATTGAAGACCCTTCTGAGTGGTCCAgcgttcctcctcttcctctttaatgtggggcGGCTGCGGAGCTTCCTGCTTCAAAGTGGACCTCACCGTCTGCAGCTGAGGGGGACGTTCTTCTTGATGATCAAACGGCTTCTGGACGTCTGCAAGACCAAACTTCAATCATAATCACTTTCCATTTCTTGCCATTAACTTTGCTCATTCAGTTTTCTAcagtgccatctggtggacaaatgACTAATGACCATTACAATGCAATGGACGCTTTtcatactagataggacagctctagctaGCTCTAGCTCGTGTGTCCCACCGACGCTTTGAGCATTATCTAGTctgattagtgtgtgtgtgtgtgtgtgtcctacctagtctgtgagcaggcttcatcggttcatgctgtcctatctagtgtgactggtgtgtgtcctatctagtctttgagcatgaactagaccaGAGCAGTCCTACCTAGTcttactggtgtgtgtcctacctagtctttgaaaatgaattagactagagctgtcctatctagtctgaccggtgtatgtcctacctagtcattgaccatgaactagactagagccgTCCtttctagtctgactggtgtatGTCCTACCTtgtctttgaacatgaactagactagagctgtcctacctagtctgacTGGGGtatgtcctacctagtctgacTGATGTGTGTTTCACctcgtctttgagcatgaaatagactagagctgtcctacctagtctttgagcatgaactagacgagagctgtcctacctagccTGACTGGcatgtgtcctacctagtctttgaacaggcttcatcagttcatgctgtTCTATCTAgtgtgactggtgtgtgtcctacctagtctttgaacatgaacgagactaaagctgtcctacctagtctgacTGATGTGTGTCTCCTTCCTGGCCTCTGAGCATGAACtaaactagagctgtcctatcgagTCTGACGAGCATGAACTAAACTAGttctgtcctacctagtctgatTGATGTGTGTCCCTCCtcatctttgagcatgaactagactagagctgtcctttcTAGTCTGACCGGTGtatgtcctacctagtctttgagcatgaactagactagagctgtcctatctagccTGACTGGcatgtgtcctacctagtctttgaacaGGTTTTATCAGTTCatactgtcctatctagtttgaCTGGTGTGgctcctacctagtctttgaacatgaactagactagagctgtcctatctagtctgactggggTATGTCCCAccaagtctttgagcatgaactagactagagctgtcctatctagtctgactgatgTGTGTCTCCTTCCTAgcctttgagcatgaactaaactagaactgtcctacctagtctgacAGATGTGTGTCCGACATtgtctttgaacatgaactagactagagctgtcctatctagtctgactagtgTGTACCCCATCTAGTCTCTGAGCCTTCTC from Doryrhamphus excisus isolate RoL2022-K1 chromosome 21, RoL_Dexc_1.0, whole genome shotgun sequence includes these protein-coding regions:
- the LOC131108507 gene encoding zinc finger protein 135-like; this translates as MLKELVKERLMAAADEIFELFERAIASYEEELCRTREGEKRHRRHPETVCQTRSELRIEDVQKPFDHQEERPPQLQTVRSTLKQEAPQPPHIKEEEEERWTTQKGLQYPEETNPDPDLTKLPQTVVSVKTDDHEEKPPSLLHLGPNENNNSSSLTQHMTTEADWDHYGASQADNDHTMSQCSAEEPLSSDADCEGAMRTRTDNKHPECSTKKTGKKSFSHKNTRPHAEEKPFSCSICGKTFLEASTMLTHLTTHTGEKPFSCSFCVKTFSRRNILAAHMRTHTGEKPFSCSVCAQTFAQKVNMTTHMRRHTGEKPFTCSVCDKRFTHKVTMVKHMRTHTGEKPYVCSVCDKGFTTKTNMLTHLRNHAGENH